The nucleotide sequence CTAGCGTAGTATTGCCATCAAGTCTCGGCTCCACAATGTGCAAGTAAGCCAAACCAAAACGGTTCAGTGCAGAAGCTACATAGCTGAACAAAGCTGCTGGATTTGAGTCAGACATACTGTTAAAAGTGCCACTGGGAGAAAGGCGAATTCCTACCCGTTCTCCACCCCAAACACTTACCACCGCTTCAGTTACTTCCATCAAAAGTCGGGTGCGGTTCTCAATTGAACCCCCATACTCATCGGTGCGTTTATTCGTGCCATCCTGAAGAAACTGGTCAAGTAAATAACCGTTAGCGCTGTGAATTTCCACACCATCAAATCCCGCCGCCAAAGCATTTTCAGCACCTTGGCGGTATTGTTCAACAATCCCTGGAATCTCTTGAGTTAAGAGGGCGCGAGGAGTTACAAAGGGTTTTGGCCCCTCATTAGTCATCGCTTCTCCGACGGGAGCGATCGCGCTTGGTGCTACTGGCAATTCTCCTCCCGGTTGCAGTGACGGGTGAGAAATGCGCCCAACGTGCCACAGTTGTAGAAAAATCCGCCCGCCACGCGCATGAACTGCATCCGTTATCAATCGCCACCCAGCCACTTGTTCTTGCGAATGAATCCCTGGAGTATTGGCATATCCCTGTCCTTGCGGCGATACTTGAGTTGCCTCAGCAATAATTAACCCCGCTGATGCCCGTTGTTCATAATAAGTAACATTCATTGCTCTGGGAACATTTCCTTCACCAGCACGCATCCGAGTTAACGGAGCCATCACAATTCTATTAGGAAGTTCTAAGGAACCCAACTTAACAGGTGAGAAAAGATTGACATTAGCACTCATAGATAGAATCTCCATTGCAACGACATTAAAGTATCAGGAACTTCAGCCAGCTAGTACAATACTTTCGCTGGCTGAAATCACCGATATAAAAACTGACTAATTTAAGCAGCTTGCTCTATTGTTGAGTTATTCTGTGGAAGTAAATCGTTGACTTTGGCAGCAAACACCCCCAGAGGCGCTACCCCAACTACTTGATCCACAACTTGACCATCTTTGAAAAACAAAACAGTTGGAACAGCTTGAATTTTGTATTGATTAGCCAATTGCCCGTACTCATCAATATTCAACTTGCCAACCTTAGCAACTCCTTCAAAATTGGCAGCTAATTCTTCAATCAAAGGATTGAGCATTCGACAAGGCCCACACCAAGCAGCCCAGAAATCTACAACAACCGGAACTGAACTAGCAAGGACTTCGTTTTCAAAGTTATCTTCTGTCAAGATGACATACTTAGAGTTGTCTGACATAATTTTCAGCCTCCTTCAGGCTGGAGCGCAACGTGAGGCGAATCAACTGGTTTAGTAGTTAAACAACCATTTAACTAAATACTAGAACAATCTTCTATAGTAGTCAAGTAGTTATTTAACTATTTTTAGACATAAAATAGAAATTATGAATAACAACGATAGCGTTCAATCCCCCTCGGTGTATCGAGTTGCACAAGGGGACATAGAACGTCGGGCGAAAATATTTGCGGCTCTCGCTGACCCAACGCGCTTGCGGATTGTGGAGATGTTAGCTCTTTGCGACGAGTGTGGGGAAAAGAGCGGTTCCGAGATAGCCAATAAGTTAGGGATTAGTCTGGCTCTATTTTGTCATCACTCTAAGACACTGCTGGAAGCTGGGTTAATCCAAACCCGAAAAGAAGGGCAAACCAAGTATAACTCGCTGAATCGGGAGTTACTGCAAGATTGCTTCGCCAGTTTGATGCCCAAATAGCAGCTCTCTATCATCTCTGGTTTCCAGGCTCTGACTGGGAACCAGAGTAAAAGTAGTCACACTTTTGATTTTGTTGTTTGCAGCCAGAAGGGAAGAAAACCCTTTAGCCAATTTTCACATTCGCTGCCATAAAGTAATTGCTTTTGTATCTGTTCTTCGCGAGACTGTGCGCCTGGAAGTGTCAGCATATGAGCGCCAAGGGTAGTCCATTTTCTGAGCATTTTTTTGGTCATTTCAGGATGGAACTGTACGCCGTAAGCATTATCTCCATAACGAAAAGCTTGTGTTTCAAAAATCTCACCTTTAGCTAACTTAACTGCTCCTGTTGGCAGTCCAAATCCCTCAAGGTGCCAGTGATAAACATATCTAAGGGAGTCAAAAGGTTCTTGTGCTGCGTCTGCTGGCTCGACTGAAAAATAGCCGATTTCAGTCATGCCCTCTGGATGAGGTGCAATGGATGCACCAAGTACACGCGCCAATAACTGAGCGCCCAAACAAATTCCGAAAAAAGGCTTACCAGAAGAGAGAACAGTCGGTATCCAATCCAGTTCTGTACGGATAAATGGTAGGGTTTCGCTATCGTTTGCGCTCATAGGCCCACCAAATATGACAACAGCTTCGTGGCTGTCCATCGTGTGTGGTAGTTCCTCTCCGATGCTGGGACAACGGATATCAAGTTCATAACCGTTGCTGCGGAGAATTTGCCCAACAAGTCCGGAATCTGATGTTTTTTGATGTATAACTAAAAGAATTTTTTTCACTATTGCATCTGTGTAAAGTTAGATAAGAATTTTCCTTGGGGGAGGCAATATAAACTGTTTGTTCTGGTACTGCATTAATACGGTTGAAATACTGGTAATATCTTCCTTATACTGCCTGTGGCATTGATAATGAAATTTTAGGCGATGAGTGTGGTGGCTTGCGGTTTCTTTTAGACACCAATAGCATATTTTCCTCAAACGCCACCCACGTTGCTCAATGATAAAAATACAAAGCAGTACGGTACTGGCTTCCCAATCTACGTTCTGTAAGTCGCTTCGAGTAGTCCAGTAGAAGGCTGGGCTTGTGTTACGGTCTCCAAAGCGCACACTACGTCTGGTAATGCAATTGTACTAAAGGGTAAAATAAATATAGGCTCAACTTGTTGAAACCTAGACTGTGTGAGACTTTGAAATATTTTTAAATAAAATATCCAAAAACAGTTACAGGTCAGATACTTGCGGGTACTCTAGATATATAACCTTGGGTAGATGAAGTTATGCAATTTTTAGGCAAGTGGCTGGAAAACTGTTATATCCCCTGCAATCCTGCTGACTCCGCTGATTGTTACGATCGGCAACCAGCGTATCCGCGTCCGCAATTGGAGCGATCGCACTGGGTTTGTCTGAATGGCTCCTGGAAGTTTACATTTGATGACGATGGCAAAAAAATTCGTCCTTCAGATATTTCTGAGTGGACACATACCATTCAAGTCCCCTTTGCTCCCGAATCCGCCCAAAGTGGGATAGGCGATACGGGTTTTCATCCTAATTGCTGGTATGAGCGGGAATTTGACGTACCGGAAGGTGAGGGGCGGGTACTCCTCCATTTCGGAGCTGTAGATTATTGTGCGAAAGTCTGGGTCAATGGTCAGTTTATGACTGAACATGAGGGCGGTCATACCCCATTCACTATAGATATTACATCTGTATTGAATAAAGATGAACCCCAGCGGGTAACACTTTGGGCGCAAGACGATCCGCAAGACTTAGCTAAACCTCGCGGTAAGCAAGATTGGCAGTTGGAACCCCACAGTATCTGGTATCCGCGCACCAGTGGAATTTGGCAGACTGTTTGGGTTGAGCGCGTTCCCTCTACTTATATTCAGCGTATCCGCTGGACTCCGCACTTTGAGCGGTGGGAGATTGGTTTTGAGGCTTTTGTTGGGGGTGAGCTGCGCGATGGCATCCAAATTAAAGTTAAACTAACCGTCGGCTGTCATCTGCTGGTAAACGATACCTACGAAGTGATTAACGGGGAGATTCACCGCCGCATTGCTTTATCTGACCCTGGTATCGACGACTACCGCAACGAGTTACTGTGGAGTCCGGAGAAACCGACTTTAATTGATGCCTCTGTGCAGTTGTGGTCTGATGACAAGCTGTTGGATGACGTAAGATCCTATACAGCGATGCGGACTGTGTCAACTCAGCGCGATCGCTTTATGCTTAACGGTCGCCCTTACTATCTGCGGCTGGTTCTAGACCAAGGTTACTGGCCCGACACGCTGATGACTCCACCCTCAGATGAGGCGTTGCGGCGCGATGTGGAGTTAGCCAAAGCGATGGGCTTCAACGGTGTCCGCAAGCACCAAAAGATAGAAGACCCCCGTTTCTTGTATTGGGCGGACGTACTTGGTTTGATGGTCTGGGAAGAAATGCCCAGCCCCTATCGCTTCAGTCCCAAAGCCGTAGAACGCATTACGAAGGAGTGGACTGAGGTAATCGAACGCGATGCCAGCCATCCGTGTATTGTAGTCTGGGTGCCGTTCAACGAATCTTGGGGAGTTCCCGACTTGACAGCAACAGACGCGCATCGCCACTGCGTGCAAGCACTCTATCACTTAACCAAAACTCTAGACCCGACTCGCCCTGTAATTGGTAACGATGGCTGGGAAAGTGCGGCGACCGATATTTTGGCTATTCATGACTACGATAATAAGCCGACTCGGTTATCCAAGCGCTATGGGCCAGAGGTGAAGTTATCGGATCTGTTCGATCGCCAGCGTCCGGGTGGGCGCGTCTTGACGCTTGACGGGTATCCTCATCAAGGACAGCCTATCATGCTGACTGAGTTTGGGGGCATTGCCTACGCACATCGGGAAAGCCCTGATTCTAACAAAATATGGGGATACGTGCGTTCTGAGAATCTCTCAGAACTGGAAGTAAGGTATACCGCGTTACTGAACGTGGTTAACAAAGTCGAATTATTTAGCGGATTTTGTTACACCCAGCTAACGGATACTTTTCAAGAAGCTAACGGACTGTTGTATGCTGACCGGACACCGAAATTCCCCATAGAAGCGATCGCATCTGCGACTCTAGGTAGGGGCGGCGAAGACGAGGAAGACGCTATGCTCTCAGGGATGAAAGCTGGATGGTCGCAAGACAAAAATGCATTCCCTGGATCTGTTGAAACCGGATGGTCGCACTCTGAAGCTGTACAGCAGATACCCCATTGCGGAGGGAATTATAGCTCCTAGTCCCAGCAATGAACCTGTAGCCGCAAATCCTCATCTACGTTGGCATCCCTTGCGGGGAGAATGGATAGCTTATGCTTCGCATCGTCAGGGGCGGACTTTTATGCCGCCCCCAGAATACAATCCTCTAGCACCTACCACCGATCCTAACTTTCCCACTGAACTACCCCAAGGTCGATATGATGTAGCGGTTTTCGATAACCGCTTTCCCTCAATGACGCTGGCGGCGCATAACCCACCCGCCAGCATTGTTGAAACTCTCCCCGCAGATGGTGCGTGCGAGGTGGTGGTTTTTACTCAAGATCCGCAGGCTACTATCGGTTCCCTGGAACTGGATCATTTAGAATTGCTGTTCCAAGTTTGGAGCGATCGCACTCGCGTTATCGGCGAAAATCCCCACATTCAGTATGTGTTGCCGTTTGAAAATAAGGGTGTAGAAATGGGGGTGACTTTGCAGCATCCCCACGGACAAATCTACGCTTATCCTTTTGTCCCGCCTGTTCCCGCCCGAATGCTAGAGCGTCAGCAGGCTTATTATCAGGAAAAGAACCGGGGGTTGCTGCAAGATTTGATACAAAAGGAAATCGAAGACAAGCAGCGGATAATTTATCAGGATGAGCATGCGATCGCATTTATCCCCGCTTGTGCGCGTTATCCTTACGAAGTTTGGCTTGCGCCCATCCAGCCTGCTGCAACTTTCATGGATCTTACCCCAGAGCAACGGGCGGGACTTGCCAAAGCTTTAAAGACTGTTACTCTTAAATACGATGGTTTGTGGAATCGTCCCTTTCCTTACTTGATGGCTTGGTTCCAAGCACCTACCGATGGACAACCGCATCCAGAAGCACACCTGCACGCTGAATTTTATCCGCCTTATCGTACCAAGGATCGGCTTAAGTATCTGGCGGGAACTGAACTAGCAGCAGGGATGTTTGCTAATGATGCGCTTCCGGAGGAGAAAGCTAAGGATTTACAAGCTGTAGCCATAACACTTGAAAATCCGGTACGGTTGTGAATCAAAACCTAACCCCCTTCCCCCCTTCCCTGCAAGGGAAGGGGGAAGAACTCCGGCTATGGGCTGGAGAGGGGTTTCCTGGTGTAAAAGGTGAGTTATGAATCAATTTAGTGAAGAAGTTTCCTCGAAAATAGAGTTAATCCGAAAAGCCCTAACTGAAGCCGACGCGCAGGGTTTACGACTACGCGGCACAGATTGGTTCGCGTGGGCGACTGCTGGGGGTTCCAGCACCGTACTGCTAACCGCAGAAACCGGAGTCGCAGAAGTGCTGGTGACAGCCCAAGATGCCTGGATATTAACTGACGAAATCGAAGCGCAGCGTTTTAAAGATGAGGAAATTTCAGCAAATTTCCAGTTTTACGTCAATCCTTGGGCTGATGCTGCGGCGCGTGAATCTTTTGTGCAGGAAGCTACTAATGGAGGGAAAGTTTTAAGCGATCGCCCGCTTCCTCATGTCGAGAAGCGATTACCCGCGTCTCTACAACATCATAAACGAACCCTGATGTCAAGTGAGCTGGAGCGATATCGCCAGCTAGGGCGTAAAGCAAGCGAAGCGATGACAGAGGTGCTAAAAGCTGCCAAGCCGGATTGGACAGAATATCAGCTTGCGGGTGCGGGTGCAGAGGCTTTGTGGGCGAGGGGCATACATCCAGCGCTGACGCTAGTAGCAGGCGAGAGACGTTTACCGCTTTACCGTCACGCTACCGCTAGCGGCGAAAAAATTGGACAGCAAGCGATGCTAGTGTTTTGCGCTAGGGAACATGGTTTGTATGCAAATCTTACCCGATTTGTGTCATTCGGTTCGTCCGATGAAAGCGCCAAATTACACCGCCATGTCAGGGAAATTGAAGCGGAAGCTTTAAATTTTTTAAAGCCTGGGGTATCGCTTAATGCAGTTTATGACACTTTGGCTAATGCTTATCAAAAGCACGGTTTTCCTAATGCCATCCGCCAACATCATCAGGGTGGAACTACGGGATATTTGGCGCGAGAAGTTGTAGCCAATCCCACGACTAATGACACGCTGGCGGAGAATATGGCTGTTGCTTGGAATCCAAGTGTACCAGGAGCAAAGATTGAAGATACTTTTGTCCTTGCTAATGATGGCAAGTTGGAAAATCTGACTTTAGATCCAAATTGGCCTAGCGTAGAGGTAGAAGGAAGGTTGCGCCCCGTACCCTTGGAAGTTGGATAATGGAAATGCCCTAGCGAATGGAATTCGCGGCTATACACACGAAACCTGCTTTACAAAGGTTTCAAAATACCAAATTTTCTTAAGTCCGCGCAGGCGGACTTTGTTTGTATAGCCGCGATTTCTAATCGCCAGGGGATTTTCTGCCAAAGGTATATTCAGCAACGCGGGGTAATATGTCACAGGAAAGGATTGAAAAGCTGACTCCAGAGAAAGAAGCTTTAATCCCTGTTTATCGCGAAAAGTGGCGAAAGATTGCGCTTTCTACTGAACCGATTGATAAAGAAAAAGCTGCAAAAGCGATAAAAAAAGCCTATGCTTTTATAGGCTTGTCTCAGCCTGAAGTTATTTTTTATTCTAGTCCATATTCAGGATTCAGATATTTACAGCAATTAAAGGGCTTTAGTGACTGGATTGGCGAGCAAATGAGGGCCGAATTAACTACAAAACTGTGTAGCGAGTTAAGGAACAAACTGCAAAACCAATGTGGTCAAGTATGGATGCAACTAGAGAGGCACTTGGAAAGCAGGCAGTTCATTACACTATGTAGTCAACTGGAGAATCAACTCAGAAATCAATTTGGTAGTTCTTGGATTACACGTTTGTATATTCAATCCGAAGTGTGGAGCTTTCATGGAAGTAGATTTGATTTTTGTATTTCAGCCTTAAATTGTGCATATCCTCGAAGAGAATGGGAAGTATTTAAGCTGCTAGTCAAGGATTGTGGCTGGATTTTGTTAGATGATAAAATTTGCCTCGTATGCGATCGCCCTCGCGTCCTCTCCTTCGACAACCAGCAGCGTCTCCACGGGGAAGGCGCACCAGCAATACAGTTTGCCGACGGATACAGTCTCTACGCCTATCATGGCGTGACATTACCTAAAAAATACGGCACAGATCACCCGCACCACTGGCAAGCTTCATGGCTTTTAGAAGAAAATAACGCCGAACTGCGGCGAGTGTTAATTCAGGGAATTGGCTACGATAGGATTGCCCACGAATTAGGGGCAATTGAGTTAGATTCATATCAAGAATATACTTTATTAAAAATTGATACTGATATTGATATAGAGCCAATATATTTATTAAAGATGACTTGCCCAAGCACCAAATTTATTCATGTTTTGCGCGTACCGCCTGATGTAGTATCGGCGCGAGAGGCTATTCGTTGGGTGAATTGGGGAATTTCCCCGGAAGAGTTTGCCATTCAAACTTAAACCAAAGTCATGTACATTAGGGCTAATAATATAAAACCTACGTAGGTTGTCTTGAGTAACGAACCCCAATTATTATAAGAATTTGTTGAGTTTTACTATCGTTCAATGAACTTACACTTATTTTTAGTTGACAAGAACTAACATTTTTAGTATTTAAAATTACAACCTACCTTAACAGTAAGACTATTCTTTAGCTAGAAGTATAGATTAAGTAGTAGCAATTACTTTGGTTAGTAGCAACTAATAAAAAATATTCTTGTAGGGTTTAAATACCATAAGACAAGAATCTTTTATGCTCTTTCGTGCTTTAATTATTGACTTAAGCTTTTAGCTATCAGTCTCAGAAGTTAACTGCGCGATCGCTCTTGAGGCAAATTTCTCGGCGATTACTTTTGGTAGTTTATCTTCTGAATCTATAGCACTCCCATAAAACCCAAACATCGTTAAAACTTTATTTGATCCAAGCCATGACTCACTTTGGTGTAATTTGCCCACCTTTTGCTGGTCATATTCATCCTATGGCAGCCTTGGGACGAGAGCTGCAACGGCGCGGTCATCGCATCACCTTCCTGCAAATACCCGATTTAGAAACAGCAGTGCGCTCAGAAGGACTAAACTTTTGGCCTATTGGAAAGTCTGCTTATCAACCGGGCGAACTTGCCGAAAGCTTTACAGAATTAGGTAAATTAAGCGGTATAGAATCCCTACGTTATTCAGTGGAAGTGTGCCAACGTTTCACAGCTACGATGTGCGAGGATGCCCCCCGTGCCATTGCAGAAGCGGGAATTGAAGCACTGCTGGCAGATCAGCTAGAACCAGCAAGCGAAACGGTAGCCGAATACTTGGGTATCCCTTTTGTTACCGTGTCCTGCGCCCAAGCTATCCACCGCAAAGCAGAAATTCCTCCCTTCTTCACTCTTTGGAACTACGAGAATAAGTTGTGGGCGCGTCTTCGCAATCAGGCTGCTTATTACCTATTAGATCGCAATAGCCAACCACTTCTGCAAGCCCTCAATCAGTATCGTAAACAGTGGAAGTTACCAGTCGTTCGCAAATTGTATGCCTCCCGTTCTCGACTTGCCCACATTAGCCAGCAACCCGCTGCTTTTGATTTCCCCTGCACCAACCTACCAAAGCACTTCCATTACGTCGGGCCTTTTCGCAATCCCTCGCCGTGCAAAATTTCCTTTCCCTACGAACGGTTGACCGGGCAACCGCTGATCTATGCTTCGTTGGGAACTGTGCAAAATACTAAAGAGGATATTTATCACTGCATCGCCGCAGCCTGCGAGGGGCTGGATGTGCAACTGGTTATCACTCTTGGGGGCGGGATGGATGTAGAAGCGGTGCAAGGACTGCCCGGTTCTCCCTTAGTTGTAAAATATGCCCCTCAACTAGAACTGCTTTCCAAAGCTAGGTTAACCATCACTCACGGAGGACTCAACACGGTACTAGATTCGCTGAGTCACGGGGTTCCTATGGTTGCCATCCCAATTACATACGAACAGCCAGGAACGGCAGCGCGAATTAAGTGGACAGGGACTGGGGAAGCGCTTCCTTTGGCTAGCCTGAACGCGACTGAACTGCAAGCAGCTATTCAACGGGTGCTAACGGAGGATTCTTACTTAAATAATGCCTTAAAGTTGAAGGAATCTATCCGTCAATCAGGCGGCGTAAAAAGAGCTGCTGATATTGTTGAGCAGGTGGTCAAGTCCGGGCATCCCGTCCTGTCGGGGTTAACTCCAGTTGTATCTAGAGGGGTTGCCTATTCTACCTAATGATTTTGGTAGTGAGGAGGTTCTCAACTTTAGTTAATCCTAGTGATGCCACTTAACTTATGGCTTGGGAATTATTAGCTTCCTGCCAAGCTGTCCATGCGGAATATATGTCTTCCTCCACAAGTCCTTTCTTACTAAAATCTACGGTATGATCGACTAACACTTTGAGTGTTGAAGTGTAAGTGTTCCCAATTATTTCATGCCCGTAGCCGATAACTTTGCCGATGTGTCCTGTTTTTTTGCTTAGGACATAATCACCTATATTAAGCATAATTACCAAGCCTCTTTGTTTTCTTAAAAGATTTCTGTTTGTCTAATTAATTTTATAAAAGCTCTACTTATTATTTACTCTTTCTAGGAGCTAATTAAAGCTAATTTTCAGGACTATCTGCGGTAGGATGTAGTGTTAAGGGCAATTGTGATAAATTATACTAAACTTATTATAAAATAGTAAAAGATGTAGAGTTAAATTAAATATTGAAAGAATAACTATTGCTGGTTGAGGTAAAGGTTAACGAAATGAGGCATACTATGATGTTAATAAAAGTCAAGTTTTTATATAGATATCATAGTTAGTGGGAAATTATATTTTCCTGGTTCAGTTAGGGATAGCCAGCCACAAAAAAATTACTTTTCCAAATTTTTCGTTGAGAAAATACGAAAAAAAGTCAATGTAACGCTAGTTCGTAATAAATTATGATGGACTTCCAGCAGATATTTGGTAAAACACCTGAAATGCAAGCCAGCGCACCAGGGCGGGTGAATTTGTTAGGCGAACACACCGACTACAATGATGGATTCGTGTTACCAACAGCGATTCCACAACGGACAACGGTAAATTTGGGTTTCAGCAAGGATGGACAGCACCACTTTTACTCACAAGAACTCGACGAACGGGTAAGCATTTCAGACAACGAACACACGCCGCCAGGATTCGCCAGCTATATATTAGGGTGCATCAGGCTTTTGCAGCAGGAAGGACAAGCAATACCGCCGCTGAACCTGCACGTTAGTTCGTCGGTACCGATGGGGTCGGGTTTGTCTAGCAGTGCGGCTTTGGAAGTTGCAACGCTCAGGGGAGTGCGATCGCTCCTCAATCTCGATCTCGATGATGTCCGCATCGCCGAAATAGCACAACAGGCGGAAATTCAATATGCTGGCGTCAACTGCGGCATTATGGATCAGATGGCTTCGAGCTTGGCTGACACAGATTCTATGCTGTTTTTAGACACGCGATCGCTAGAACGCCAAGTTATCCCTTTCCCTGCTGGTGCAGAAGTTTTGGTAATCGATAGTGGCGTACCGCGCACTTTGGCGACTAGCGGATACAACCAGCGTCGCGCTGAGTGCGAAGAAGCGGCGCGATCGCTGGGAGTTAAAGCACTCAGAGATATCAGCGATCCGCAAGCAGTGGAAAATTTACCCGAACCTCAGCGGCGTCGCGCTCGTCATGTCGTCACCGAGGATAACCGAGTGCTGGAGGTTCTGCAAGGAGTGTCAGCACAGCGGTTTGGGGAATTGATGAATGCTTCACATGCCAGCTTGCGCGACGATTACGAAGTTTCCGTCCCAGCGCTGGATACCCTCGTGGCGATCTTGCAAGAAACTCCGGGAGTTTTTGGTGCGAGGCTGACTGGTGCTGGTTTTGGGGGCGCGTGCGTAGCTTTGGTTGAGGCGGGAAAAGCGGGCGCGATCGCGCAAAACGTACTTGAACGTTACAACAATGCAGGTAACACCGGACGCATTCTAGTTCCAGAAATTTAATTGTAGTCTTTTAAAACCTTCCCCAACCCTCGCCGTAAATGGCGAGGGTTGGGGAGGGCTGGCATTAGTTTTAGCAATTAGCCAACTTCTATGCTATCGCCTGAAATTGAAGGCCATCGGACAGTCAGAATAATAGAATCTTCAAGAGCAGACCAAGAATGAGCTACACCAGGCACCCAAAGAACATAGTCACCCTCACTAGATAATAATACTTCTTCCTCCGGAAATTGCAGGCGAAATCGCCCTTTAATCAGAATAGAAAGTGTAGTTGCTTCCTCGTTCGTTGCCCACTGATTTCTACTATCTCCTGCTTGGTGGACAGCCCATTTTACCTCTAAATCCGTGGTCGAACGCGGGTCATCCGTCGGAGTTACAAAGTGACCAAGAATCCAACCCCAACGTTTTTTACCTTCAGTCTGAGCGTTTCCAAAAATAACTTTAGGCTGCATTAGGTAATATCAAGTAGCGTTCAAATATGTCATGCTGTCTTCAGCATCGCATATATAGCCATCCTATTTAAGTTGTGAACAAGTATTCCCTTGGTGTAAGGGGACGGCAATGCCTTGTCCCTACAGGGGTTGACAAATCATTTGAGATTGCTATAGCCATCCTAATTTATTTAGATTCTCCCTTTTCTCCTCTTCTGCGCTCTCTCTTTCCCCTGCGGTTCGTAAAAAAAAGGTAAATTTCACACATAAAATAGGATTGCTATAGTTCCTATGAATGCAATTTGGTACAATCAAACAATTTTGACATTGCTTCCCTTAGCTTTCTTCGGCTTACAACGAGACAAACAAGCCTCAAGATAAGGACAGTCTTCACACTTGATTGCTTGCCCTGGATTAGCACACCCACAGGGAAGATGCAGCAAACACTCTTGAGGTTTTTTCAGTGCAAAACTGAAGGTTGTTTCTCGCAAACAAATAATGAAATCTCGTGCAATCATAATAATTTTGTTTTTCCCTATTTGATATTTAAGACAGATTTTGCTGTTGATTTCACAGCAGAACTCATATCAGCCAGAGTCTGAGCAATCGGACGCTGATTATGCAGAAAAACCCGCGCACACTTGCGTCCCGGCATCCCGGAAGCCGCCTGATTTTTCGACTCCTCAGTCCATCCTGTACCGTTTAAACCAGTACCTGCTGCACCTTTAATTTGATAAGGGGCAAAAAACTCAATCCACGTATGTTTACCAGGCAGTGCAAGGGATGTTTCTAGCATTGAAGGTACAGCTTGAAACATCGCAGCATCTTTTGGAATCTTACCCACACTGGGGTCAGCTTGAGCTTCCTCCACATAGCCAACTGAATCCGCAATTAACACCGAGGGAATCAAATACTTCTTTTATTTTCGATATCCTGGGAAATTTCAGCTTCAGCCTAAAAGCTTGTCTTACTTCTACTTAAGGAATAGTTTTATGTTAAATAAGATTGTATTTTAATATACAAAATACTTGCAGCGTAGGGTGCGTTAGCCAAGCGTAACGCACCCTACCAAACTAGACGCCAGGCGATACACCAACATCCTTTAATTTTGCAGGCTTAAAGAACCCATAATAACCTGCTGCTGCCGCCGTGAGAGCATTAAGCCAAACATTGTTTCCTAAGATTGGCATTAAGCCGAAAGTTGTGTTCGTTAAGGGCAACAAACCCATAATTGCTATCAAGGTATATACAATAGCAAAACCTTGATTGAATACCAGCGCACCACTAGGGCTAGTAGCCGCAGCAATTCCCAGAATACCCACTACAATGTGTACGGCATTATGCAAATAATTGGTGGGAAATAGTCCCAACACATTGCCGTATCCGTCACTAAACTTGAGATTAGGTACATAAAGCGGCGCATCGGATGCAACTTCAGGCATAGCAGTAAAGCCTGGTATAAATCCAACAATGCCTACAAACAAAAAGAAGATGCCAATGGCTAGGGCAAAAGCACGCTCTTTGTCGCTAATCCGGTTGATTAAATCAGCATAACGCTGTTGCATAT is from Funiculus sociatus GB2-C1 and encodes:
- a CDS encoding M24 family metallopeptidase produces the protein MNQFSEEVSSKIELIRKALTEADAQGLRLRGTDWFAWATAGGSSTVLLTAETGVAEVLVTAQDAWILTDEIEAQRFKDEEISANFQFYVNPWADAAARESFVQEATNGGKVLSDRPLPHVEKRLPASLQHHKRTLMSSELERYRQLGRKASEAMTEVLKAAKPDWTEYQLAGAGAEALWARGIHPALTLVAGERRLPLYRHATASGEKIGQQAMLVFCAREHGLYANLTRFVSFGSSDESAKLHRHVREIEAEALNFLKPGVSLNAVYDTLANAYQKHGFPNAIRQHHQGGTTGYLAREVVANPTTNDTLAENMAVAWNPSVPGAKIEDTFVLANDGKLENLTLDPNWPSVEVEGRLRPVPLEVG
- a CDS encoding DUF6745 domain-containing protein, with the translated sequence MSQERIEKLTPEKEALIPVYREKWRKIALSTEPIDKEKAAKAIKKAYAFIGLSQPEVIFYSSPYSGFRYLQQLKGFSDWIGEQMRAELTTKLCSELRNKLQNQCGQVWMQLERHLESRQFITLCSQLENQLRNQFGSSWITRLYIQSEVWSFHGSRFDFCISALNCAYPRREWEVFKLLVKDCGWILLDDKICLVCDRPRVLSFDNQQRLHGEGAPAIQFADGYSLYAYHGVTLPKKYGTDHPHHWQASWLLEENNAELRRVLIQGIGYDRIAHELGAIELDSYQEYTLLKIDTDIDIEPIYLLKMTCPSTKFIHVLRVPPDVVSAREAIRWVNWGISPEEFAIQT
- a CDS encoding glycosyltransferase; protein product: MTHFGVICPPFAGHIHPMAALGRELQRRGHRITFLQIPDLETAVRSEGLNFWPIGKSAYQPGELAESFTELGKLSGIESLRYSVEVCQRFTATMCEDAPRAIAEAGIEALLADQLEPASETVAEYLGIPFVTVSCAQAIHRKAEIPPFFTLWNYENKLWARLRNQAAYYLLDRNSQPLLQALNQYRKQWKLPVVRKLYASRSRLAHISQQPAAFDFPCTNLPKHFHYVGPFRNPSPCKISFPYERLTGQPLIYASLGTVQNTKEDIYHCIAAACEGLDVQLVITLGGGMDVEAVQGLPGSPLVVKYAPQLELLSKARLTITHGGLNTVLDSLSHGVPMVAIPITYEQPGTAARIKWTGTGEALPLASLNATELQAAIQRVLTEDSYLNNALKLKESIRQSGGVKRAADIVEQVVKSGHPVLSGLTPVVSRGVAYST
- the galK gene encoding galactokinase: MDFQQIFGKTPEMQASAPGRVNLLGEHTDYNDGFVLPTAIPQRTTVNLGFSKDGQHHFYSQELDERVSISDNEHTPPGFASYILGCIRLLQQEGQAIPPLNLHVSSSVPMGSGLSSSAALEVATLRGVRSLLNLDLDDVRIAEIAQQAEIQYAGVNCGIMDQMASSLADTDSMLFLDTRSLERQVIPFPAGAEVLVIDSGVPRTLATSGYNQRRAECEEAARSLGVKALRDISDPQAVENLPEPQRRRARHVVTEDNRVLEVLQGVSAQRFGELMNASHASLRDDYEVSVPALDTLVAILQETPGVFGARLTGAGFGGACVALVEAGKAGAIAQNVLERYNNAGNTGRILVPEI
- a CDS encoding signal peptidase I encodes the protein MQPKVIFGNAQTEGKKRWGWILGHFVTPTDDPRSTTDLEVKWAVHQAGDSRNQWATNEEATTLSILIKGRFRLQFPEEEVLLSSEGDYVLWVPGVAHSWSALEDSIILTVRWPSISGDSIEVG
- a CDS encoding DUF4383 domain-containing protein yields the protein MQQRYADLINRISDKERAFALAIGIFFLFVGIVGFIPGFTAMPEVASDAPLYVPNLKFSDGYGNVLGLFPTNYLHNAVHIVVGILGIAAATSPSGALVFNQGFAIVYTLIAIMGLLPLTNTTFGLMPILGNNVWLNALTAAAAGYYGFFKPAKLKDVGVSPGV